A portion of the Calliphora vicina chromosome 5, idCalVici1.1, whole genome shotgun sequence genome contains these proteins:
- the LOC135961277 gene encoding uncharacterized protein LOC135961277, which translates to MLKYSLINCILFALIFKACCSELKPITDNKIANILLKSRSLIADSPNHSMECFSIYIPKLNELTMNYEAEYENCLKRTTEDRNIVDLEVQRDRRDLEESSAQVCGKFQSCSTNYKSALEFFECYGNAVCKVHNIQNVAKEKTEYIKIRYETIEYNHNRCTDKCSRTYVEESSKIYDDLDKCLAFQNF; encoded by the exons ATGTTGAAATATAGTCTTATTAATTGCATACTTTTTGCCCTGATCTTTAAGGCATGCTGTAGCGAACTAAAACCAATAACCGATAATAAAATCGCCAACATACTTCTCAAATCCCGCTCTTTAATTGCGGATAGTCCGAATCATAGTATGGaatgtttttcaatttatattccaaaactgaatgaattgaCCATGAACTATGAGGCcgaatatgaaaattgtttaaaacgtACGACGGAAGATCGTAATATCGTTGATCTGGAGGTTCAAAGAGATCGCCGTGACTTGGAAGAAAGTTCTGCACAAGTTTGTGGTAAATTTCAAAGTTGTTCTACGAATTACAAATCGGCTTTAGAGTTTTTCGAATGCTATGGCAATGCGGTATGTAAAGT CCACAATATTCAAAATGTGGCCAAAGAAAAAacggaatatataaaaattagatACGAAACCATTGAATATAATCATAATCGCTGCACAGATAAGTGCTCTCGTACTTATGTCGAAGAATCTTCAAAAATCTATGATGACTTGGATAAGTGTTTAgcctttcaaaatttttga